Part of the Niallia alba genome is shown below.
GGAAAGAAAAGAGGAGAAACAATGGCAAAGATTATTCAACTGGATGATGCACTTTCGAATAAAATTGCTGCAGGTGAAGTTGTTGAGCGGCCAGCCTCTGTTGTAAAAGAATTAGTGGAAAATAGCATAGATGCCAAAAGTACGTCGATTGAAATATTTATCGAGGAAGCTGGTTTACAAAGCATTCGCATTCTCGATAATGGACAAGGGATTGAGGAAGAGGATGTCTTAACAGCTTTTTCTAGACATGCGACAAGTAAAATCAAGGATGAAAATGACTTATTCCGTATTCGCACTCTTGGATTTAGAGGAGAGGCACTACCGAGTATTGCCTCAGTCTCCCATGTCACTTTAACGACTTCGACAGGAGAACAAGGAACAACAGTTGAGCTGAAAGGTGGCCATTTAGTAAAACAAGAGGGCGCACCCGGAAGAAAAGGAACAGAGATAATCGTCAGCGATTTATTCTTTAATACACCGGCAAGACTGAAATATATGAAGTCGATTCATACAGAGCTTGGCAATATTACCGATATCGTTAACCGACTGGCACTTGCACATCCTAATGTAAGTTTCCGTTTAGTCCATAATGACCGCAAGTTACTTCATACAAATGGTAATGGGGATGTAAGACAGGTTCTTGCGAGCATTTATGGCTTAAATATAGCGAAAAAAATGATTCCTATTTCCGCAAGCACCCTTGATTTTAAATTAAGTGGTTATATGGCACTGCCGGAAATCACTCGTGCGTCACGTAACTACATTTCCACGATGATTAATGGACGGTTTATTAAAAACTATTCCCTTGTTCGCAGCATTCAAGAAGGGTATCACACGTTATTGCCGATTGGCAGATATCCAATTGTTCTTTTAAATGTAGAAATGGATCCAATTTTAGTAGATGTTAATGTCCATCCATCGAAAATGGAAGTTCGCTTCAGTAAAGAACAAGAATTATATGAACTCGTAAGTAATACGATTAAAGCTGCCTTCAAGAAAAAAGAACTTATTCCAGCAGGGCTTATCCGGGAGAAAAAGCCAGCTCCGAAGGAAGAACAAGCAGCTTTTAGCTTTGACACGATAAGAGAACCGGCGATACCATCTATTCCAAAGACCGAACCAACTTTTTCGATTCCAAAAGTAGAGGTAGAAGAAAAATCGACATGGAATCAGCCTGTTGAAGATGCACCAAGTAGTTGGCCGGCTGAGGAAGTAGAGAACAATCCAATGGACAGTGCACCATTCTTTTTAGGCGGAGAGTCGAATACTATCCTTCCACCATTACCAGCCGAGGTAGAAGAGGAAACATGGGAAGAGAAAGAAATAGCCGATGTAGTCGAAGGATCAAGAGTACCGCCACTTTATCCAATTGGTCAAATGCATGGAACGTATATTTTTGCCCAAAATGAAAGAGGGCTGTACATTATCGATCAACACGCTGCCCAAGAACGAATCAAATACGAATTTTTCCGTGAAAAAGTCGGAGAAGTTCATAATGAATTACAAGAAATGCTCATTCCATTAACTTTAGATTATTC
Proteins encoded:
- the mutL gene encoding DNA mismatch repair endonuclease MutL, which encodes MAKIIQLDDALSNKIAAGEVVERPASVVKELVENSIDAKSTSIEIFIEEAGLQSIRILDNGQGIEEEDVLTAFSRHATSKIKDENDLFRIRTLGFRGEALPSIASVSHVTLTTSTGEQGTTVELKGGHLVKQEGAPGRKGTEIIVSDLFFNTPARLKYMKSIHTELGNITDIVNRLALAHPNVSFRLVHNDRKLLHTNGNGDVRQVLASIYGLNIAKKMIPISASTLDFKLSGYMALPEITRASRNYISTMINGRFIKNYSLVRSIQEGYHTLLPIGRYPIVLLNVEMDPILVDVNVHPSKMEVRFSKEQELYELVSNTIKAAFKKKELIPAGLIREKKPAPKEEQAAFSFDTIREPAIPSIPKTEPTFSIPKVEVEEKSTWNQPVEDAPSSWPAEEVENNPMDSAPFFLGGESNTILPPLPAEVEEETWEEKEIADVVEGSRVPPLYPIGQMHGTYIFAQNERGLYIIDQHAAQERIKYEFFREKVGEVHNELQEMLIPLTLDYSLDEWMKIEENKVELEKVGVFLEPFGQQSYLVRSHPQWFPKGEEKETIEEMIEQVLSMKKVDIKLLREEAAIMMSCKGSIKANRHLRNDEIQSLLDELRTTSDPFTCPHGRPIIVHYSTYEMEKMFKRVM